The DNA region AGCTGAAGAAGCAGAGCGCAGTTTTTCTTCCAAGGAGACTCAAGAAGCACTATGGCAGAAAACTGCTCGAATGGATTAGCTCTGATGCACATAAATTACGAGAGAGTCATTGATACAAAAATGGTTGTGACCAGATTTGCTAATGCTGCCTCAAAGCGCTTGGAGCTTAATAACTAAAAACTAGTAAgctgtttgatatttttttttatacatttaTATTTACAAGAAATcaatgattttatttcatttgataacGAAAAACTAGTCAATTCTTacataatttaatattttttctttttgtattactcataattttttatagttataagaaataaataaatgtttttgttACATTTTCCTCTTTTATTGGATTATAGCTGGGTACGCGCCTGGTGgtacttctaggggttgtagaaCAGCCATCTtgcatattttatatagaaaatttttggtgaaatgacttattttgatgacttctaccttctgtcgaaaaaagcctcacctttgaaaacagccTACATCtccattttacgaaacagatTAAATTTGGATTAATTCAcgtcttggaacatagatacatggaatgacCATTGCAGTGAGTGCTACAAAACTACAAACGCTTTTGTTGTCGTCCACACATTCGATACTTATGTATCTAGCGCGACAAAAAGGTAGTGGCGTTAGATGGATGAATTTACATATTTTCCTTTTCGCACAATTTGATGTGACAGCAATGTCTAAGTCCATTTTGTGATTGGAGACACTAAGGAACTATCTCACGCTAGTCTTTGGTCAAcgacaaatgtttattttcaattccatcatgtatctatgttccaagattCATATGAATGGATAGACGTAATTCTGCGTGTCGTTCCTCGTTACCATGGCTATCTTATAGTTTGCGTTAGGTGTATAGAGACCTGACCTGAAAAAATTAGTCGCCCACCAGTATGCATATCAAACCATCAAGACTTATCGTTGAGGAGCTTTAACCGATCAAGTGAAAAATTGCCCTGCTTGCCCCGCCTTATCCTTCTACCTTAGGATGCTGTAAAACAGTTCCTTCGATAATGGCATTGAGTATTGATACTCAATGATAATAGAttgcaattttaaatttttgacgAGTAGCAGAATCTCAGATTTGCGATTGAGCATATTACGGGAGTATTTGCTTGAAATTGCTTATAATTCACATAAGTTAACCATTGGATATCCTACTATAGATATCTTCAATGGTTAAATTATGTTAATTAAATTAATTGTGCGGAAGTAGGTCAGTTGGatagtaataaaataaatataatctTTTGAAGTAATATATTGTATAAATAGATAAAAATAGCAGATATATAGATCAATATAACAAGATATGACAGGACACAATTCGCATTTATGAATTAATATATTATTTGGTATAATCACAgtaaatatttctgaaactctCTGAATATTTCAATTAGTTTTGATTTGGAAAGACGAAGTAGCATATATTACATATGTCAGAAGGTCTAAAAACCAAAGTCTGCAATATCATAAAGttataatcaaatcaaatcacaTGTagattacaattttttttgtgaaaaaaagttgaaatggtGCATGTCGAATGCTTTGCTCgaaaaatgttttaattttcataaGTTGCGAAAACTCCTTGAAATATTCTTACACCATTGTTTCGAATCAATTTCAATCCTTGGCAATTGGAACTAGGATTTTGAATGATGTCTTTTGAGAATTAATAAATATACATTCATTATTTTGTATTGATCGTGTCATGTCTTCTAAACAATCGAAACTAAAACTATGCTTACGAATAAAAGTATAATAACTATCCAATATCCACATGTGTTATCCTTTCTATCTATGACACCTATATTTTGAGTTTCAGTTCTCACTCTGGTGTTTGTTCTTTCCATTTGAGTGTCCAAATCATCCAGGATATCTTTAAAATAAATTTAACTATTATTCTGTCCAATATATAATCATTCTCTGAATCTCAAAATAATATCAACCCAGTGAGTCCGAATTCATGAGTTGAATTAAATTTAGCAAATGAATGAACACTAATTAACTCCAAATAATACATAAGATATTAACTATGAAGTTGTAAACGAGAGTTCTAAATTAATTTTTCgcttcaaatttaaaaaattcaggaaTCTATTTCCTCAGAATATCCATACTTTCTAGGAAAGGCTCTGTGCAACTACTCGTTTGAATTCCCCTTGCTCGGTTGCCGGGCCCACCCTGTCTTCGAATCGTTGAGATATTATTACATAAACTGTAATATTTTTATActatttttctgtttttattGTTGTTCCCTAACATTACTAAATGCGAATTATTAAATGCAAATTAATTTCTATATACGCCACTGCTCATAGAGATGCGTTTGTTCAGTTCTATTACCTAGAGCATTGCCTAGTCCAGAATGTTGTATTGTGTGCATGAAATATGTAATAATTTTTGACTTCACTACACATCTTAGAGCTAGTTGGTAGATGAATTTACTAAAAGTTAGGAGGGAGTGGAGaagataaaattttcagtttttttgctTCAATCTAGGACATGAATGCCCTTCAGAGAAAATGAAAGCCGATTGAATTTGCCATAAATTGATTTCCTGTATTCAAAATTAACGTTATTGAAAATCGATTATTTTCAGCCCAACCTTATACCAAAATGTTTGCTTCTAGTGTTGCATACgatattttttttagaaattgtGCAAAAATAAGGTAGCATTGATTATTAACTCAAAGGTTGTAGGACGTTCAATTCCCTTTAATTTGATGTTTTAGTTATAAATTGAATTGCAATGAACGAAACCGTAATCGACCAATTTCTCGTTAGAAATATTGGATAATACAATGGCGCGGTTATTTGGGTTCCACTTTACCTCACTAGTGCAGGAAAAGTGATACTTTCGAATCTGAAATGAGCACGGAAAGTGGATAAAATACACAACGCgggttgaaaaaatttatcgCGTTGAAAATAATGATCCGAAAGATAGGAATGGCCCAATAAATACTACAATAACGAATTGAGAGTGAAAAcaacaaaagaagatattatTCTTACATATTTTATCTTATGCAGGGTCTCCATCGTTGACGGAACGCGAGGCTCTATTACTTTTAAGCGGTTAAGTTTTCCAACATTTTCAACACAAGATCAATAGAATCCTTTCGGATTACATTCTTATATAgtattgaaatatacaggggtCCCAAAAGagtcaaaatgaaaatgttttttcttatgaacggCCAAGATTTTTAAAGACTGCATGACCCTAATTCACgaaaaacctgtatattttaagGTAAGTATTTCAGCATTTCAAAAACTATTAACAAAGTAAGCCCTCCTTTTTTTTGGTTAATGAGTAGTCAATTTTTTCCACATTGCCTTCTCTGTCAttttaaatattgaatatatGTGGTAGATACTAGGTAAACAGAACTAcaaatttatttgattttcactAACGTGAGTTGGTAACACCATTAcgagtgtttcgctatcacaatagcatcttcaggtggttgAAGGTAGAGCAAATTATTTTAGTTTATCTAAGATGCCATTGTGaatattgtgatagcgaaacccTGTGTAGTCGTTTCAACAACGCATGCtagtaaaaataatataaatctACTTTTGGATCTGCTATTTTAACTGATTATGCATTTCATTATCCATGAGAATTTTGATGCTAAATGACAGGTTCATAAATGTCAAAGAATGATGTTGTGTATTGTTTACTCAATAACAGCTGGTGATTTTCAAGAAGGCAATCTAGGTATCTTCAGGTATCTAAACCTAAACATTGTAGTCAATCTGCTGTGCTTTATTGTCTACGTTATCTGTAGTCGATGCCAAATGGAAGCCCTTTAAATTTTGAATCCCCATATTGGCTTTTCTTTTTCAAATACATACTTGAGATGGTGTGTTTGAAAAGCGAAGGTTTGAAGATATTTCATATGAAATCATTTTCGTCTAAGGAAGAATTCCCCATTACTACAAAGTCTTGAATTTGTCAAAATTCGGAAACAGAAATAAATTAATACATCAGACTTACCATTATGTAAATCTACTTCATTCGATATGGTTTGGGCGATGTTCTTCTGTCTGGATATGATTTGGTATAGACTTTCAAGTCCCCTTTCTTGCTCTGTCAAcgtaataatattaatttttgacCATTCAGGCAAATCATTAGCTTATGTGGGAGTGTCAAACAAAACTGAATGAATTAGGCAAAAATATCaagaatcaatttttcatcTAAACAATCCCCATCTCACCACGTTCACTTCTGAAATACATTATGCAACAGGCTGTTGAATCTTCAACACTCGGGGATTACACTTGCCAGAAAGGCATCAAGAATGCCAGTTACTGCCCACTTTTCTGTGGGGGAAGGGGAAAACCGAGAGAAAATCTTCCAGGGATGGATCGCTCCAAAAATTTCCTTGGCAACTTTAAAACTTCAAAGATCCAAAGGGCATCTGGATCTCGGTAAGAATATAAGTTATACCTCTTCACTGGTTGTCTTACAGGACACCGTCGCCCAGGTAGCATCTGATTCTGATGAGAATGGGTGTACATTGCAAACCAACAGGAAGAATGGCATGGACAAAAAACTTGTAGCAGTGAGGATGTTACCTCCCTGAAACCTTTTCAGATACAGGAATTCAATAGAAGTCTGGAAATGGAAGGTGAACTGTAGATATCGCAGTGGTGAGAGCAGGTATGATTGGGGGTAACTAGACCTCAAAGTCGCGGGGCACTTTAACCTCTGTTAATAAATCTTAACTATTCAGACAAGTATACAATCAAGAAAACAAACAAATTGAGGAGCCATAAGGTGATGGATCACCATGAATCTACAAGAGAGAAGTAGGACAGTGGACTGCTGCCCAAGGTGGCAAGCTTCTGCTTTAACAAACCCTCCAGGACATTGTCATTGATCGAGTTCAATAACCTAAATCAAACAGGCTTCTTAAGCTTGAAGGTTCCGCTAGTGAAATAATGTTCCATTATATAGGCAGAACTGCATGCTGTTCTTGTTCGCACGCTAGAGATTATTCCCAAAGGTTAGTTGGCTAACACATTCAGTGTGAGCGGAGGACGGCAGTAGTCGGAACTGAGCTTTGTTCTCAACTTCTGCGAACGTTGAATGTTTTAATGAGTTCAACTTCATTCATAGGAAGAACTTACCACCTATCATCTTTTGTTGAGTATTCCTGATGTCTGAAACAGTGTCTCTCCTGAAGTCATCATCATCAAACATTGAAGATGTGGCACCAAACAATGACTGTCTCtcttcattatttttatgtGTTAATTGGTCATCGAAAAGCTTCTGCATTTGTAATCCCTTCGATTTCAAAACCTCAACTTGTCTATTCCTTCTCTCTAATTCTGCTGAAgttctatttatttattgaggAATGCAAATAAAATCCATAATGGTCATATATAAATATACAATATATACTTAATATCCATTTTGCTTATTATATCACTATACAACAAAACGGAAACAAAAGCAACTGAATAATCTGGTCAAGATAAGACTTTCGAATCTTAAGAAAGAGAGCATGAATCAGACAGAACGAAAAAGGGAGATGGGAAGCTTTTCCCCTTATTGTAGTATAACGTGATGAGGAGACGATCACTGGTTACTGACTTAATTGCATCTCGGGCCACCAAAGCAGCGTGTTCGTGGTAAGAAACGGTTgaagaattgaagatgaaaTGATTTCTCGAAATTTAATGATgatgagaaaattcaaattattcaatgttattatcaaattatttaatattatttcaaGACGATCACACAATTCCAGGGACAATAAAATTGTTGCATTTAATGATAGACCAATTCCTTCACGATCCACTATCCctagaattattattatttaagaaATGTGAATGTGTACGAGCTAGTcgaaaatgaaaacatattgATGAACCATCAAAATCCATGAATGACAATAATCTGAAAAGAGATATGGAAGTGTATGCCGCTGTTGAAAAATTAGCCTTGTACAAGTCGACAAATCGGTGATATTTTGAGGAGGAATGTATACCATTGCTATAACGTGCAGGTCAGGAGTTTTTTTCCAGAGGCCAACATAAAAAGAATCGTTATCGAAAGACAAGAAGATGATACTAATCAAACTGCCGTTTGGCCGTTTCTTTCACGCACATAGCCTCCTAACACTCAAATGtttgtgcaatttttttttctgaggcCAACACAAAAAGGATGAAATTCTGTAAAATCGTTATCGAAAAACAAGAAGATGATACTGAACAAACTGCCGTTTGGTCTTTTCTTTCTAGCTCATATGAGTAAATCCACGACCGTGACGACGCCGTATATGGATTTGGATGCACCGCAGTTTTATTTTACAGGCATTTAAGTACCAATAGACACAAACCCGTTTGTCTACAACTGGGGAGTCCAACACGCAGATAGCCCCCTAACACTCAAATGTTTGTGCAaaattttttgttaaaaatctCTTATTTACAGAAAGTCatctttttatttgaaaagaaaacaaaaaccatcaatgaggaattctccttaatttgggttatcagtgcatatgcaagtttaaactgaataattatgagtttcattcatgattttttcaaattcactgcggaaactattcaaaatcatccttcaaatagggggttttaaaatttaaatcgctttgtgctgagcttacgatttggcaacagcgcatacgagacaatgaaaagaacaatgtccgatcagcttttttataaaataacagctgttgatgtacaggcgcgtacttactggtgagcttcaactgcaaccggccataaaaatcccataaaattttacgaccttcctcgttcgtcgcagacttcatagacagcaaTCTTTgtttatctcatcaagataatgcatttgttgttctttattatcaaggcatatttcagtcgatgttgccagcttgtgtaattctcacaaaacgctttaaactttaaatacccatttttatttttcatttttaagtgcttaaaataattttttttgggaaacggttgaaatggtcatttaaaatgtgacgtttcaaagatatttcataaaaaatacatcattttcgtcagaaggagtattccctattgtacgATATTGGTACTAGGAAGATCGACATTGGATTATTTGTGCATGAATCTACAAAAGCTCAATGTTTGGACCAGTTCGAATGTGAGAACGACGGAATTCGTTCGTAGCACTGCAATGGCCATCCCAAGTATTTATGTGCCAAGGATAAAACAGATTAATATAATTTTCTATGTATTGCAAGTCTACATTTCGAAGTTTATTTTCCAATATTGGTTGCCAACTTAACCAGCAAGCGAGAAAGTGTTGAGTTATCAATTCCACATCTGGCAATCAAAATGTTTTATGCTTTATTAATTTATAAATGTATATtattaaataaatttattattaaatAAATTTTTACGGATAAAGTACATCATCCTAAAAAGGAGAGAATTTGGGCAAAGTATTATGTACAACTGTTCCCAATTTTCACATTATAGGCATGTTTTGGTGTGATGAAGTTTTCTGAGGCCTCTGAGGTACAAAGTTTTTATATTGGCAACCCTTTTCTGAGACTGTCATCGTTAGCatgcatataaattttttgtagtAAAATAATAGAATTActtgatttttaattaattcaTAATATGTTTCGAGCGATTAACAGCGCATCTTCAGGAGAAAAATCACAAAAGTGAATCTTAAAAGATGAGAAAGAGCTCATGGAGGAAAACAGCAACACAAACAAATATAAAAGAACAAAAGTATAAAACCGAATTATACATAATAGCTTTAAAAACAAtgacaattgaaatgaaaaatgaagcaaaaaaataaaaaggtcatcaattaaaaataatacaaaaatctgcttaatataatttcttttataaaattatatttatgGGACTTGTACCACACCTTTATATAACAAGGAGGTAACATTGCTAGGTTAAATACTAGACTGTCAATAAAAGGGGAAGTGATAGTATAAAATTAGCTATTGTGGTTTACTCACTGAAGGTACTAAGAAACTCTTTAAACTTAAATATCTTGAAGACGAACTTTTATTCCTTATTATCATATGGCATCATTTTCTGGGGAAATAGTGATAATGTTCAGTGTATTTTGGTGACCCAAAAGCTAGCCTTGAGTACAATGCTGGGGTTTGGATATACAGGATATAGACAGAGCTGCAGGAGAGCCTTTCAAGACAATGGCCTGTTAACAGTCTGGAGATTATATATCTTTAAATGCATGATGTTTGTTACAGAACACCcacattattttattcaatacAAAAATGGTAACAACACTAGAAGGATGTACCCAAGGCATACCTTAGCTCCAGCACAAAATTGCGTCAGATATATGTGTATGAAACTCCATAATGTACTACTTAGAGTTTAGCCACATCTACGAGAGAACccatttcaaaaaagaaatatttcagtttctgATCACATATCAAGGGTTTTGTGCCATGGTGGCGTATCCACAAAATAGCGATGTTATGGAGACGCCCTTCTATCAAATTAATAAATTCTATGAatattgtaaaaattataaatatccTTGAAGTAAAACCTaatattatatttctttgatattttttccatttcacattttactatatataTTGTTTTTTTGGAAATATATAGACACCATCTATCTATCTAAAATGACTTAAAATCTTCTTTACAAAACACCGGCTTAAATGATACTTCTTTCCTTTAAAccatcaaaataataattcattaatATATGGTGGGCACCCCTACTTATCATTGAGGACGACCAATGATCAAATCATGTGTTTTCATATCAACAAACATTTTACAAAGGATACAAGTTACCACCAAACCCAATTTTTTGAAGTAATTGTTCAACTTCGTTATTATATTGCTTTAGCCTCAATCTGATTGTAGCTGATAATTGTGAAAATTTATCACTCGTCCTTGGTTGCCTCTGGCGTTGAGTAAGTTGCTCCATAATTTCTCGATATAACTTCTCACAAGTTTCATGTTCCAGCAACCTGTgatttaatttcaataataattatcaaAATTTTTATAACTATTAAAACGTACCAGGGATCTTCCCCTATATTGAGAAGAGCCATTTTCTCTTGATTATTTTGGAATTCTTATAGAGAAAtccaaaataatataaaaaattgtttcttaacctaaatgaaaatatcaaaaaatctaaataacgaaccacagaacacaaaaaGGACAAATTACTCAGAATCTGGAACACAGAACACTTATGTTCCATTACCACAGACAAACATTATTACACTCCTTCCAAAGAAGTGTCTTAAAAAATTATAGactaaattaaataaaataaaacataaacTGTATAATCTTTGCTCACCTTTTTGCACTAGACTATGGAGGATACCCTCCACACACCAGACAGACAAAACACCAGAAACGAAATATGCAGAAAAAGAAAAAGTATTACCTGTTCTATGACTCCACCATATGCACGTGCTCGAAACCAAGAGGAGGTTAATCTTTGTCGAAACTCGAAACGTTTGATTATTTGAGGTTAGCTTTATTTGATAAGTGAATAGTGAACCGCCTTGTAGGTACGCCGCACACGTATCCAAAGAAATTTTGAGTTCCTCAGTGAAGCAAGTTTTTGCAGAGAGGTTGCAAAATTCTATTAATTTGAATCAGACAAATTGAGCAAAATGGTAAGAAATGATTCAGAAATGttttaatattttcaagttgaaaTTTTGGTGGCTAGAATTGTTTTTGATGGCTTCTAGATAAAATCTTTTCATATATGAAATTAACAAGTACCTATGAATTTACCTGGAAATCCGCACATTCTGGAAATGATCGTAGTACACATTAATTTATAAATGAAATACTATCAATATATATCATGGAAAACTTCAGTTCTGGGACGTCCATAGCCTAAAAAAAACAGTCATATGTATAAAGGCCAGTTCATCTCGAAACCCTTTAACTATTTACTTATTAAATATGTATTATTACATTAGTTTGACTACATCAATGAGAAATCATTAAACAATATTTATTAATCATACTTTTAGGCTGAAGAAGTAAATCCTAAAGCGTATCCTCTCGCTGAAGCCCAGCTGACCATGAAGATTCTAAATTTGGTTCAACAAGCTATGAACTACAAGCAGTTGAGGAAAGGTGCCAATGAAGTGACAAAAACTTTGAATAGAGGAATTGCTGAGTTCGTGGTAATGGCTGCTGATGCTCAGCCTTTGGATATCTTGTTGCATATTccacttttatgtgaagataagAATGTTGCATATGTATTTGTACGCTCCAAGCAAGCTTTAGGAAGAGCTTGTGGTGTTTCAAGGCCTGTAATAGCATGCTCTGTCACTATAAATGAAGGGTCCCAATTGAAACCCCAAATACAAACAATCCAAAATGAAATAGAAAGGTTGcttgtttgaaatattttttgtatataattttttattaaatgTACTGAATAAGTTATGTTGTTTTTGATTTCATCTCTTCGAGAAGGATGTAGATTCAACCTGTCTTGACTTGATAGTTCTGTTTGATTTTTGGGCAATcatattcataatttgaatcaAATATGAAGCAGTATCACTAAAAACCATTGGAAAACAGACATTTTGAAAAGTATACTCATTTAACTATTTGACTTACCGGCAGTACTGGAATTTTAACAAGTCACATGTGCATGCTGTTAATATTTAATTTCATTACTGCATTAGGCAGCTTTCATGAAAAGAAATATGTTTTTGATCAGATTCAAATTATTGTCGTGGTTTGTGATGATatgataaaattttattttctgggGAAGTCCGATTAGTATGCAATACTTGGTATTGTAGTTAGTAGATGTTATTATTCtgttgctgaatatttttctgattcttgTGAGTAGATTTCGATTTTGACTGACAGGATGaataaagtattattattatcaatatatacagggtgagtcaaaaatCTGTAACgagctttctgggggtgatagtaCACTGAAAAATCAGTATAGTTTGATAATTAACTCATGGCTCaaaatgcatattcaaaatttaattttcatttaatttttttgaggtaTTCTCAGTGAGTTTGAAAAATGCAGTAAGTAAGAAATAATACATTTGTAAATTGACTTTTTTACAATGGGAAGATACAAACATCAATAAATAATTcataaattcggttttggaaAGGATTTATGTAAAGATTATATATTATCTTTGGATTTAGGCTCTTTACACAACATCGGAATTCCCCGATGCCTCAAGTTCCATTGATATAATCAGAGGCGGCGGAAGTTGTAGGCGACGTGGGCGAGGAGCCCCTCGCTTCAAAGGTTAATATGTAAGGTTTGGGCTCTATCCAGAAAATTGTTCTGCCATTTCATTTGCAAGTACCAGCAACATGTATATTGTATGAGATATTACTGTAACAATCTAAACAAGTTCATTTAAATATTTCCCTTCAACATTTGCGTACATTTTCTAACAGTATCAAAGTATAATATACCTATATTGATTAGAGTCGAACAGTTGATTGAGAAGAGCCATTTTGATCTTCCAAATGACTTCAGAAATGAAAGGGTAGTCAAAAGAAATAGAATGTTCCTATCATGAAAGCAGCGATTAACCATGGAGGGCTTTTCCTACCTCCATGCGATTAACCCATACCTATATTAACCCAAGAGATAAAAAGCAAAAAAGCAGAGTatcaagagttgatactctttgctaAAAGTGTTGGTTATGCAACCCAAAATAACAATTCTGTTAGTTCTAAGAGGTTAGTTTTAGTTTG from Coccinella septempunctata chromosome 1, icCocSept1.1, whole genome shotgun sequence includes:
- the LOC123317140 gene encoding syntaxin-8 encodes the protein MALLNIGEDPWLLEHETCEKLYREIMEQLTQRQRQPRTSDKFSQLSATIRLRLKQYNNEVEQLLQKIGFGGNLTSAELERRNRQVEVLKSKGLQMQKLFDDQLTHKNNEERQSLFGATSSMFDDDDFRRDTVSDIRNTQQKMIGEQERGLESLYQIISRQKNIAQTISNEVDLHNDILDDLDTQMERTNTRVRTETQNIGVIDRKDNTCGYWIVIILLFVSIVLVSIV
- the LOC123317148 gene encoding NHP2-like protein 1, whose product is MAEEVNPKAYPLAEAQLTMKILNLVQQAMNYKQLRKGANEVTKTLNRGIAEFVVMAADAQPLDILLHIPLLCEDKNVAYVFVRSKQALGRACGVSRPVIACSVTINEGSQLKPQIQTIQNEIERLLV